The following coding sequences lie in one Halomonas sp. 'Soap Lake #6' genomic window:
- a CDS encoding aspartate/glutamate racemase family protein, translated as MRVIGVLGGMSWESTQSYYQALNQGINQALGGFHSAQIVMVSVDFAEIETLQKKGDWHTAGELLASASTRIEKAGAECLLLATNTMHKVAPAIEAAIQIPFLHIADATGEKCQQDGVTQVGLLGTCFTMEQDFYKARLKESFGIDVLIPNHEDRQAVHQIIFDELCHGQIKESSRQRYLDIIASLYQQGAQAVILGCTEIALLVDQQDTRVPLYDTTALHVSKAVAWALGD; from the coding sequence ATGCGTGTTATCGGAGTGCTGGGCGGTATGAGTTGGGAGTCGACACAAAGCTATTATCAGGCCTTGAACCAGGGGATTAATCAGGCGCTAGGTGGTTTTCATTCGGCGCAGATTGTGATGGTAAGTGTCGATTTTGCCGAGATCGAAACGCTGCAAAAAAAGGGCGATTGGCATACAGCTGGCGAGTTACTTGCAAGTGCCTCTACGCGTATTGAAAAAGCTGGAGCAGAGTGTTTGTTGTTGGCCACAAATACTATGCACAAAGTGGCGCCTGCAATTGAAGCCGCCATTCAGATCCCTTTTTTACACATTGCCGATGCTACTGGGGAAAAATGTCAGCAAGATGGCGTGACGCAGGTCGGGCTGTTAGGCACTTGTTTTACCATGGAGCAGGATTTTTATAAGGCCCGCTTAAAAGAGAGCTTCGGGATTGATGTGCTCATTCCCAACCATGAAGATCGCCAGGCAGTGCATCAGATTATTTTCGATGAGCTATGCCATGGTCAGATTAAGGAGTCATCGCGTCAGCGGTATTTGGATATTATTGCGTCGCTTTATCAGCAGGGCGCGCAGGCGGTGATTCTTGGCTGTACAGAAATAGCGCTTTTAGTTGATCAGCAGGACACAAGGGTACCACTTTACGACACCACCGCTCTGCACGTCAGCAAAGCGGTGGCTTGGGCACTGGGTGATTAA
- a CDS encoding TRAP transporter large permease has translation MLWIFLAILLVSIVIGLPIAFGLGVAALVMAVLSDIPLSIMIEQSIRGVNSFPLLAIPFFILVGEVMSNGGIARRLMELAGALVGFMRGGLGQVAITGSMFFGGISGSAVADTAATGSMMIPSMKQQGYTAANATAINTVSSVIGIIIPPSIPLILYGIVTETSISRLFIAGIVPGLLIGAALMVTTFILASKQGGGVRQFRWDRLWKAFKDAWLALVLPVIVIGGIIGGVFTATEAAVAALLYSLAISLLVYREFKLSELGGMLIRTARLTGMVMMLLAFATVIAWFLTINMVPQTLVRQVQAITQEPFLLLLIVAGLLLLVGFVMDLTPAMVIMAPMLAPIVTSVGVDAAYFGVLMAFILGIGLLTPPVGTCLYVGCGVGKVSMESLVKAMLPYYAALIVVLVVLIAFPGIVTWLPDLTAVRGN, from the coding sequence ATGTTGTGGATTTTTCTCGCCATTTTATTAGTGTCCATTGTGATTGGTTTGCCAATTGCATTTGGCCTGGGTGTTGCTGCATTGGTGATGGCGGTGCTCTCTGATATTCCATTGTCGATCATGATTGAGCAGTCGATCAGGGGCGTGAATAGTTTTCCGCTGCTAGCGATTCCATTTTTCATTTTAGTCGGTGAGGTAATGAGTAATGGTGGCATTGCACGGCGTTTAATGGAGCTTGCTGGTGCGCTAGTCGGGTTTATGCGCGGCGGGCTTGGCCAGGTAGCAATCACCGGATCAATGTTTTTTGGTGGGATTAGCGGTTCAGCAGTGGCGGATACTGCAGCCACTGGCTCAATGATGATTCCATCCATGAAGCAGCAAGGCTATACCGCGGCTAACGCAACAGCGATTAACACCGTGTCATCGGTGATTGGGATTATTATTCCCCCCTCTATCCCGCTTATTTTATATGGCATCGTAACTGAAACGTCGATCAGCCGACTGTTCATTGCCGGGATTGTTCCGGGCCTGTTAATTGGTGCCGCGCTGATGGTGACTACCTTTATTCTGGCGAGCAAGCAGGGGGGCGGAGTTCGTCAATTCCGCTGGGACCGGTTGTGGAAAGCCTTTAAAGACGCTTGGCTGGCGCTGGTGCTGCCTGTGATCGTCATTGGCGGAATTATTGGCGGCGTGTTTACCGCCACCGAAGCCGCTGTTGCTGCACTGCTCTATTCTCTGGCTATCTCTCTGCTGGTATACCGTGAATTTAAGCTCAGCGAGCTGGGCGGTATGCTGATTCGTACCGCAAGGCTCACTGGTATGGTGATGATGTTACTTGCGTTTGCCACGGTCATTGCTTGGTTTTTAACTATCAACATGGTGCCGCAAACCTTGGTGCGTCAGGTGCAAGCGATTACCCAAGAACCGTTTTTGCTGCTGCTGATTGTTGCGGGGCTTCTACTGCTGGTGGGTTTCGTAATGGATTTAACACCTGCCATGGTGATTATGGCACCGATGCTTGCGCCGATCGTGACCTCTGTAGGTGTGGATGCTGCTTATTTCGGTGTTCTGATGGCATTTATTTTAGGCATTGGGCTATTAACCCCACCAGTGGGCACCTGCTTATATGTCGGCTGTGGTGTTGGTAAAGTCTCTATGGAGTCGCTGGTAAAAGCTATGCTGCCTTACTATGCCGCTCTGATCGTCGT
- a CDS encoding organic hydroperoxide resistance protein, producing the protein MSIETVAYRAHAHATGGREGHAKSSDGALDVKLSTPKELGGAGGDGTNPEQLFAAGYSACFLGALKHVASQEKVKLPEDTQIDGSVGIGAIPTGFGIEVELKISLPGLEKDVAQTLVDKAHIVCPYSNATRGNIDVTLTLA; encoded by the coding sequence ATGTCTATCGAAACAGTCGCTTACCGCGCCCACGCCCATGCAACCGGTGGCCGCGAAGGTCACGCTAAATCTTCTGACGGTGCACTAGACGTAAAACTCAGTACACCTAAAGAATTGGGTGGTGCTGGCGGCGATGGCACTAACCCAGAGCAGCTGTTCGCGGCAGGCTACTCAGCGTGCTTTTTAGGCGCGTTAAAGCACGTAGCGAGCCAGGAAAAAGTTAAGCTGCCCGAAGACACCCAGATTGACGGCAGTGTTGGCATTGGTGCCATACCTACCGGCTTCGGTATTGAAGTTGAGCTAAAAATCAGCTTGCCTGGCCTGGAAAAAGACGTTGCTCAAACCTTGGTCGACAAAGCCCATATCGTCTGCCCCTACTCCAACGCTACCCGTGGCAATATTGATGTCACACTGACACTGGCTTAA
- a CDS encoding MarR family winged helix-turn-helix transcriptional regulator — translation MPAQDPCSELELDHQLCFALYSTSLMMTKIYKPLLKELRLTYPQYLAMLVLWQEDGITVSALSKRLLTDPGSLTPLLKRLENDQLLHRKRSTRDERVVELFLTDKGRSLREQARHIPSCIVTASETSVETLTRLKEELVQLRESLQNAK, via the coding sequence ATGCCAGCGCAAGACCCCTGTAGTGAACTAGAGCTCGACCACCAGCTCTGCTTTGCGCTCTATTCAACATCTCTCATGATGACTAAAATTTATAAACCCTTACTTAAAGAGCTAAGGCTCACTTACCCGCAATATCTAGCTATGCTGGTATTGTGGCAAGAGGATGGCATTACAGTGAGCGCGTTAAGCAAACGCCTGCTCACCGATCCTGGCTCGTTAACACCGCTACTAAAAAGACTCGAAAACGATCAGCTGTTACACCGTAAGCGGAGCACGCGAGACGAGCGTGTGGTTGAACTATTCCTGACAGATAAAGGCCGATCGTTGCGTGAGCAGGCGCGCCATATTCCTAGCTGCATAGTAACTGCCAGTGAAACGTCTGTAGAAACACTGACTCGGCTGAAGGAAGAACTCGTCCAACTACGGGAGAGCCTGCAGAACGCTAAATAA
- a CDS encoding TRAP transporter small permease — protein sequence MTTSSIPPSEVPSPGASTLEDPSGYLDDPNRKLLEINTETRQGPALFRWLTLAMEYLIGAILVALIVAVSSNVVGRSVFNHSLPWVDELARMLFIWLVFIGAAAAFARYEHIAVDALVRRLPLRFAHMLYFLQHLIITGLMVVMIWGGYQVLTRSSGRSAIMGVPLSLVSLSLVLCVIFIAAVSLWRMWVSVGVIRQSCHQSAGLPGER from the coding sequence ATGACTACCTCCTCTATTCCTCCTAGCGAAGTGCCATCTCCAGGGGCATCAACATTGGAGGACCCGTCGGGTTATTTGGATGACCCAAATCGCAAGCTGCTTGAGATTAATACCGAGACACGCCAAGGACCCGCGTTGTTTCGCTGGCTAACACTCGCTATGGAATATTTGATAGGCGCAATTTTAGTAGCCCTGATTGTGGCGGTTTCAAGCAATGTTGTGGGGCGTTCTGTATTTAATCACTCGCTACCTTGGGTCGACGAGTTGGCGCGCATGCTGTTTATTTGGCTGGTGTTTATTGGTGCTGCCGCCGCATTTGCACGTTATGAGCACATCGCCGTTGATGCGCTGGTAAGGCGTTTGCCGCTGCGCTTCGCCCATATGCTCTATTTCCTACAACACCTGATTATCACTGGGTTAATGGTAGTGATGATTTGGGGTGGCTACCAAGTGTTAACACGCTCAAGCGGTCGCTCCGCCATCATGGGCGTTCCACTTAGCCTAGTCAGCCTGTCACTTGTGCTATGTGTCATTTTTATTGCTGCGGTATCGCTCTGGCGCATGTGGGTTAGCGTGGGTGTGATTCGCCAATCGTGTCACCAATCGGCTGGCTTGCCAGGGGAGCGTTAA
- a CDS encoding TRAP transporter substrate-binding protein: MTAIWRSTLTLVGATTLTLSMAYAQSPDLSDPPAIEGEVVADHGRHTLRMGIGLSENSPQFLSSRYFGEILEQRTDGRIKVNVFPNSQLGDDVQMMEMLQTGTLDMTYPSSSATTGYVQALSVFDLPFLLPSRDAAIAVMQSDVAQQMLDAFEGTGLKALTFSENGYRQLSNSSRPVESPEDVAGLGVRGLSVRTMENPVHLDVWEALGANPTPMAFGELFSAMEQGVVDGQENPWSTILTSNFNEVQDYGTETRHVYTPFIMMLSERTWNRMAPEYQELVLEAARQSAEYEIQLSAEYDDWSRDQLEERGMQITRLDDEQLAAFQEAVQPVYDKWAPRIGEDLIAEIQQIVENSSH; this comes from the coding sequence ATGACAGCGATTTGGCGCAGTACGCTCACTCTGGTTGGTGCAACCACCCTGACTCTTAGCATGGCCTATGCACAAAGCCCCGACCTCTCTGATCCTCCTGCCATAGAAGGCGAGGTGGTAGCTGACCATGGAAGACACACCTTACGAATGGGCATTGGCTTGTCTGAAAACTCCCCTCAGTTTCTCTCAAGCCGATACTTTGGTGAAATTCTTGAGCAGCGCACCGACGGGCGCATAAAGGTCAATGTGTTTCCCAATAGTCAGTTGGGCGATGATGTGCAGATGATGGAAATGCTGCAGACCGGCACATTAGATATGACATACCCATCAAGCTCGGCCACCACTGGCTACGTTCAAGCGCTATCGGTTTTTGATTTACCGTTCTTGTTACCTAGTCGTGATGCTGCGATTGCTGTTATGCAGAGTGATGTTGCTCAACAAATGCTAGATGCATTTGAGGGCACTGGTTTAAAGGCGCTTACCTTCTCGGAAAATGGTTATCGCCAGCTTTCCAACAGCTCACGCCCAGTTGAATCACCAGAAGATGTCGCTGGCCTGGGCGTACGTGGTCTCAGCGTTCGTACAATGGAAAACCCCGTGCACTTGGACGTTTGGGAGGCGTTAGGCGCTAACCCGACACCGATGGCTTTTGGTGAGCTGTTTTCTGCCATGGAGCAAGGTGTTGTGGATGGCCAGGAAAACCCCTGGAGCACTATTCTGACATCTAATTTTAATGAGGTTCAGGATTACGGCACTGAAACGCGCCATGTATATACGCCCTTTATCATGATGCTTTCTGAGCGCACCTGGAACCGCATGGCTCCAGAGTATCAAGAGCTGGTACTTGAAGCCGCTCGACAGTCTGCTGAGTATGAAATCCAACTGTCTGCAGAGTATGACGACTGGTCTCGCGATCAGCTTGAAGAGCGCGGTATGCAAATCACTCGTTTAGATGATGAGCAGTTGGCCGCCTTCCAAGAAGCAGTGCAGCCTGTTTATGACAAGTGGGCACCGCGTATCGGTGAAGATCTCATCGCTGAAATTCAGCAAATTGTCGAAAACAGCAGCCACTAA
- the yghU gene encoding glutathione-dependent disulfide-bond oxidoreductase, with protein MSDNTIYTPPHVWKWEPGNGGKFANINRPVAGATHDKALPVGKHPLQLYSLATPNGVKVTVMLEELLEKGFEGAEYDAHLIQIGEGDQFSSGFVEVNPNSKIPALLDNSVNPPQRVFESGAILLYLAEKFNAFIPTDPAKRTECLSWLFWQMGSAPMLGGGFGHFYAYAPEKYQYPIDRYTMEVKRQLDVLDRHLAENHFMAGDEYTIADMAIYPWYGALVKNRVYEAADFLEAHTYQHVIRWTEEIDVRPAVQRGRMVNRTWGEPSEQLHERHDASDFSHKTQDKS; from the coding sequence ATGAGCGACAACACGATCTATACGCCACCGCACGTTTGGAAATGGGAACCCGGCAACGGTGGTAAGTTTGCTAATATCAATCGCCCTGTAGCGGGCGCCACCCACGATAAAGCGTTACCGGTGGGCAAGCACCCGCTGCAGCTCTACTCACTGGCTACCCCCAATGGCGTAAAAGTCACGGTAATGCTGGAAGAGCTGCTAGAGAAAGGCTTTGAAGGTGCAGAGTACGATGCCCACCTGATACAGATTGGTGAAGGGGATCAGTTTAGCAGTGGTTTTGTTGAGGTGAACCCAAACTCTAAAATTCCTGCGCTACTGGATAACAGCGTTAATCCACCCCAGCGCGTGTTTGAGTCAGGGGCAATTCTGCTGTATCTGGCGGAAAAATTTAATGCGTTTATACCTACGGACCCAGCCAAGCGCACAGAGTGCCTTTCCTGGCTATTTTGGCAAATGGGTAGCGCGCCAATGCTCGGCGGTGGTTTTGGTCATTTTTATGCTTATGCACCGGAAAAGTATCAGTATCCGATTGACCGCTACACCATGGAAGTAAAACGCCAACTTGACGTGCTGGATCGACACTTAGCCGAGAACCACTTTATGGCAGGCGACGAGTACACTATTGCCGATATGGCGATCTATCCCTGGTATGGCGCGCTGGTAAAAAATCGTGTGTACGAAGCCGCCGACTTCTTAGAAGCCCACACTTACCAACACGTTATACGCTGGACCGAAGAAATTGATGTGCGCCCTGCCGTTCAACGTGGCCGTATGGTCAACCGCACCTGGGGCGAGCCAAGTGAACAACTCCACGAACGTCACGATGCCAGTGACTTTAGCCATAAAACCCAGGATAAAAGCTGA